A window of Rhipicephalus microplus isolate Deutch F79 unplaced genomic scaffold, USDA_Rmic scaffold_167, whole genome shotgun sequence genomic DNA:
tacagcgcaagcaactcctgcagattgggggacttgacctccgagaaattggtgtgaatgccatgaaggctgtattggcacatgacgtgcaagtgctgtacagccttcatggcagaaaagggaaaagggcctttgtgaacctgaggctctgtagattagtgacaggttagacttgttcattgttttatgtgtgtgtacccttgtgtattttctgtactgcagtgcttcatgtgtgctatggtatttttgttcttgtatgcagatgtcatccgccaaaaagcagggtgcgaccaggcggaggccctcaactttattaagaggtggctgccagggtctggtgatcgctgtgggggcaggaagcggcgcttcagagaagcatttgttgtggagcagcccgatgatccccactctcagagtgcagattatcggctgctcgcggcagctggcttcctgcccagccacaggacagggccttgacagcaccactgtcactgtgcccccaacgcaacctgacctgcagtagagcgggccttttttagttgtgtatatatatttttcaatgtatacattttttgttgtaccaaataaataaaaaaacaaagaataaatggtctgcagactgtcggtggtgcactgttcggctagcttatgctgattcggaagcaccatcaccatgttttagttacaaaaaaatgctctaaactatgaatatcctcgattaccatgtgggggacatacgctttcaacatttacttcctaacgacttttttcgatttgctgtaccaaataccagtaccaaataacgcactcgctattgcaaaagataaattggtaaaaaaataaactacacttctagtgttagcaaagggaatgaggtattaaagatgaaatagatcgggtaactgctttcagttctcagcattcaattttctgttgccccaagtatacagggctgcaaagctacaagagcgggtcatcgaggcatattgtttaaatcttctggtttgaaaaattccctactaataatggttacataatggcaagccaatcagtagccaatattcgtcgtgcaggaaacatcggtgtaataacggcatttgattggctgcaatgtggccctggattggtccaatgtcgggcgtacatccgtagccaatattcgtcgtgcagcaaacatcggcgtaaaaatggcatgtgattggctgaaatatggcccaatgttggccgaacattggcagctttgtcggcaatacgatgggccttcgtcggcccaatgttggttgcatactggctaaaacatcggcaaaacgtcggcccatcattggcttgaacgtcggcccgacattggaagaagttgcacttccgacgtcggcccgacgtcggtgccgatgttagccgatgttggtccaagattggtccaacggtggcgtgctgcctgggttctcttagttacgacggcgtttgcagtcacctcccatacttgcTCATTTGGATGAAGAttccaaaacagacattcatacggacgccagcaacgttggcctcggtgctattcttgttcagtggcagaacggggaagaaaaagttattgcttgtGCAAGCCGCAatctgtcgaaagctga
This region includes:
- the LOC142791438 gene encoding uncharacterized protein LOC142791438: MPLLLRILRIQLGIRQQQREVLQEVRQLKHKMSSAKKQGATRRRPSTLLRGGCQGLVIAVGAGSGASEKHLLWSSPMIPTLRVQIIGCSRQLASCPATGQGLDSTTVTVPPTQPDLQ